Proteins from one Telopea speciosissima isolate NSW1024214 ecotype Mountain lineage chromosome 1, Tspe_v1, whole genome shotgun sequence genomic window:
- the LOC122649128 gene encoding rac-like GTP-binding protein 7 isoform X2 gives MSTSRFIKCVTVGDGAVGKTCLLISYTSNTFPTDYVPTVFDNFSANVTVDGQSVNLGLWDTAGQEDYNRLRPLSYRGADVFILAFSLISRPSFENIIKKWVPELRHYAPSVPIVLVGTKLDLREDKQFYIDHPGASTISTAQGEELKKQIGALAYVECSSKTQQVTFISQGNEGTH, from the exons ATGAGCACATCAAGGTTCATCAAGTGTGTTACGGTTGGAGATGGTGCTGTTGGGAAGACTTGTCTTCTAATCTCTTACACTAGCAACACCTTCCCAACT GATTATGTGCCAACTGTTTTTGATAATTTCAGTGCAAATGTAACGGTTGATGGTCAATCTGTGAATTTGGGTCTCTGGGATACTGCAG GGCAAGAAGACTACAACAGATTGAGGCCTCTCAGCTATAGAGGAGCCGATGTTTTCATCCTTGCTTTTTCTCTCATCAGCAGGCCTAGCTTTGAGAACATAATCAAAAAA TGGGTCCCAGAGCTGAGACATTATGCCCCATCAGTGCCCATTGTGCTTGTGGGCACCAAACTAG ATTTGAGAGAAGATAAGCAATTCTACATCGACCATCCTGGAGCATCTACTATTTCAACCGCACAG GGTGAAGAGCTGAAGAAGCAAATAGGGGCGTTGGCATATGTGGAGTGCAGCTCCAAGACACAGCAGGTTACATTTATTTCTCAGGGAAATGAAGGTACCCATTAG
- the LOC122649128 gene encoding rac-like GTP-binding protein RAC2 isoform X1 — translation MSTSRFIKCVTVGDGAVGKTCLLISYTSNTFPTDYVPTVFDNFSANVTVDGQSVNLGLWDTAGQEDYNRLRPLSYRGADVFILAFSLISRPSFENIIKKWVPELRHYAPSVPIVLVGTKLDLREDKQFYIDHPGASTISTAQGEELKKQIGALAYVECSSKTQQNVKAVFDAAIKVVLQPPKAKKHRRNQRICNIL, via the exons ATGAGCACATCAAGGTTCATCAAGTGTGTTACGGTTGGAGATGGTGCTGTTGGGAAGACTTGTCTTCTAATCTCTTACACTAGCAACACCTTCCCAACT GATTATGTGCCAACTGTTTTTGATAATTTCAGTGCAAATGTAACGGTTGATGGTCAATCTGTGAATTTGGGTCTCTGGGATACTGCAG GGCAAGAAGACTACAACAGATTGAGGCCTCTCAGCTATAGAGGAGCCGATGTTTTCATCCTTGCTTTTTCTCTCATCAGCAGGCCTAGCTTTGAGAACATAATCAAAAAA TGGGTCCCAGAGCTGAGACATTATGCCCCATCAGTGCCCATTGTGCTTGTGGGCACCAAACTAG ATTTGAGAGAAGATAAGCAATTCTACATCGACCATCCTGGAGCATCTACTATTTCAACCGCACAG GGTGAAGAGCTGAAGAAGCAAATAGGGGCGTTGGCATATGTGGAGTGCAGCTCCAAGACACAGCAG AATGTGAAGGCTGTCTTTGATGCTGCAATCAAGGTTGTTCTCCAGCCGCCAAAGGCCAAGAAACACAGGAGAAATCAGAGGATCTGCAACATTCTTTAG